A single genomic interval of Plantibacter sp. Leaf314 harbors:
- a CDS encoding CDP-alcohol phosphatidyltransferase family protein — MSDPRADAPGPRLTPPRTIAELRAVAQPPEVRARKNAEHWTADLYLRDLSPYVTWLLLRTSISANGVTGLMILTGWAAAAALLIPGFGGAALALVLGQTQMLVDCCDGEVARWRRTSSPAGAFLDSVGHYSTESLIAIALGVRAAGWPVDAPADLTWITLGFALALFVVLNKALNDMVRVARAGFGAPKLTYSTEESAPRGGVLAMARRVARFLPFHRLFHSVELTMVVFAASVVGLFVGDVEAMRWTLAVLVPLALLTVVGHFVAIVSSNRLRA, encoded by the coding sequence ATGTCGGATCCTCGTGCAGACGCTCCGGGTCCGCGGCTCACCCCGCCGCGGACGATCGCCGAACTCCGGGCCGTGGCGCAGCCCCCCGAGGTCCGAGCCCGCAAGAACGCGGAACACTGGACGGCGGACCTCTACCTCCGCGACCTGTCGCCGTACGTCACCTGGCTGCTGTTGCGCACCAGCATCAGCGCGAACGGCGTGACCGGACTCATGATCCTCACCGGTTGGGCTGCTGCTGCGGCATTGCTCATCCCGGGCTTCGGCGGCGCCGCGCTCGCCCTCGTCCTGGGTCAGACGCAGATGCTCGTCGACTGCTGTGACGGCGAGGTCGCGCGGTGGCGCAGGACGTCCAGTCCCGCAGGAGCGTTCCTCGACTCCGTGGGACACTACTCGACCGAGTCGCTCATCGCCATCGCGCTCGGTGTCCGGGCGGCCGGATGGCCGGTCGACGCACCGGCCGACCTCACCTGGATCACGCTCGGGTTCGCGCTCGCCCTGTTCGTCGTGCTGAACAAGGCCCTGAACGACATGGTGCGCGTCGCCCGCGCCGGCTTCGGTGCCCCCAAGCTCACGTACTCGACGGAGGAGTCGGCACCACGAGGGGGAGTCCTCGCGATGGCCAGACGGGTCGCGCGGTTCCTGCCGTTCCACCGCCTCTTCCACTCGGTCGAACTCACGATGGTCGTCTTCGCGGCATCCGTCGTCGGACTCTTCGTCGGCGACGTCGAGGCGATGCGGTGGACCCTCGCGGTCCTCGTGCCGCTGGCCCTCCTGACGGTCGTCGGCCACTTCGTCGCGATCGTCTCGTCGAATCGACTGCGCGCGTGA
- a CDS encoding glycosyltransferase — protein sequence MKLPFLRRSQSLLPEGRHFAVTWGLTDDFGGMTEAMFHRSRAFVRLAGTPVDILTFDQRPDYPALEQRLRSRGDLVDDMRIVNLYDWLRSNPLPGGSLDLERYPFTPLPTVDDGTERRRGEAVLSRERRDDAGQVLQVDVYRTDGTLLLSDRRDTKELGTKGGRSVVLCDEHGQPVRAWGRIWSLYRAWFDAITAGAPAWMIVDSKTTAPFVLSYRNRNVVTAHVVHASHLQGTERPHGRLRESRRAVFEALDDFDLVALLSERQLADVRTMLGDHASLAVIPNSRDLVEKHVAQAARPRHRGMFLGSLTARKRPAHAIRAVLAATPAVGTPPTLDVYGGGELLGELQAILTAEDPEHRIVLHGYDRSAREQLGAGSFLVMTSTSEGFPLVLVEAMAAGCLPIVVDVPYGPADIVTDGRNGFLVPSAEPAVVAAAIERLLALPDHEVDAMRRHARTTAEQYDDEAVTRRWAQELRAADRRKKRKALVPRVG from the coding sequence GTGAAACTTCCCTTCCTTCGCCGTTCCCAGAGCCTCCTCCCCGAAGGTCGTCACTTCGCGGTCACGTGGGGCCTGACGGACGACTTCGGGGGGATGACCGAAGCGATGTTCCACCGTTCGCGGGCGTTCGTGCGTCTGGCCGGTACGCCCGTCGACATCCTCACCTTCGACCAGCGACCGGACTACCCCGCCCTCGAGCAGCGGCTCCGATCCCGTGGTGACCTCGTGGACGACATGCGGATCGTCAACCTCTACGACTGGTTGCGTTCGAACCCGCTGCCGGGTGGCTCCCTGGACCTCGAGCGGTATCCCTTCACGCCGCTCCCCACGGTCGACGACGGCACCGAGCGGCGCCGCGGCGAGGCCGTCCTGAGCCGGGAGCGTCGCGACGACGCCGGCCAGGTTCTGCAGGTCGACGTCTACCGCACCGACGGCACCCTCCTCCTCTCCGACCGCCGCGACACCAAGGAGCTGGGCACGAAGGGCGGCCGCTCTGTCGTGTTGTGTGACGAACACGGTCAGCCGGTGCGCGCCTGGGGTCGGATCTGGTCGCTGTATCGGGCGTGGTTCGACGCGATCACCGCCGGGGCCCCGGCCTGGATGATCGTCGACAGCAAGACCACCGCCCCGTTCGTCCTCAGCTATCGCAACCGGAACGTGGTCACGGCGCATGTCGTGCACGCCTCCCACCTCCAGGGCACCGAACGACCGCACGGTCGACTGCGGGAGTCGCGGCGCGCGGTCTTCGAGGCACTCGACGACTTCGACCTCGTCGCCCTCCTGAGTGAGCGTCAACTGGCCGACGTGCGGACCATGCTCGGTGACCACGCTTCGCTCGCGGTCATCCCGAACTCGCGCGACCTCGTCGAGAAGCACGTCGCGCAAGCGGCGCGCCCCCGTCATCGCGGGATGTTCCTCGGGTCGCTCACGGCGCGCAAGCGCCCCGCTCACGCCATCCGGGCCGTCCTGGCAGCGACACCCGCCGTCGGCACGCCTCCGACGCTCGACGTCTACGGCGGCGGCGAGCTGCTCGGCGAACTGCAGGCCATCCTGACCGCGGAGGATCCCGAGCACCGCATCGTCCTCCACGGCTACGACCGCTCGGCCCGCGAACAGCTCGGCGCCGGCTCGTTCCTCGTCATGACCTCGACCTCGGAAGGCTTCCCGCTCGTCCTCGTCGAGGCGATGGCGGCGGGCTGCCTGCCGATCGTCGTCGACGTTCCGTACGGACCGGCCGACATCGTCACCGATGGACGCAACGGGTTCCTCGTCCCGTCCGCCGAGCCGGCCGTCGTCGCCGCTGCCATCGAACGGCTGCTCGCGCTCCCCGACCACGAGGTGGACGCCATGCGCCGCCACGCGCGGACCACCGCCGAGCAGTACGACGACGAGGCCGTCACCCGTCGGTGGGCTCAGGAGTTGCGCGCGGCCGATCGTCGGAAGAAGCGGAAGGCGCTCGTCCCCCGCGTCGGCTGA
- a CDS encoding CDP-glycerol glycerophosphotransferase family protein, whose product MGLIRDGRRAITLARDLLANRRARAVLAVQMQAAPVIEPGRYKVAVYFADGAVNMYQIRQWYRPLAELSKRWPVLILSRGATAAAKLFEESPVPTAYVRTVVALERTLAEQDIRVVLYVNQNARNFQMFRYGSRWHVFVNHGESDKMYMTTNQFKAYDYSLIAGQAARNRLERVLWDYDFDKRAIMIGRPQADHYSGALPYTPDERIVVLYAPTWEGDRAAAAYGSIASHGVALVRALIATGRHRVVYRPHPRSGVVDASYASANREIMSALQEANRTDASAQHVVDTGAELGWQLAAADAAIVDISAMVYDRLASGKPLMITRPVHPEAEIDTGGYLSACEWLDASDASDIVGGIDRLLQDPDTVARLHHWVEYYFGDTTPGVTTARFHEAIEHLMAEWDRFALLHAGDRPELDEHEDDEDEDDDEDRA is encoded by the coding sequence GTGGGACTGATCAGAGACGGTCGGCGTGCCATCACCCTGGCGCGGGACCTGCTCGCCAACCGGCGGGCGAGAGCCGTCCTCGCCGTCCAGATGCAGGCGGCTCCCGTGATCGAACCCGGCCGCTACAAGGTGGCGGTGTACTTCGCCGATGGCGCCGTGAACATGTACCAGATCCGGCAGTGGTACCGCCCGCTCGCCGAGCTCTCCAAGCGCTGGCCGGTTCTCATCCTCAGCCGCGGAGCGACGGCGGCCGCGAAGCTGTTCGAGGAGTCGCCCGTCCCCACGGCCTACGTCCGGACGGTCGTCGCGCTCGAACGGACGCTCGCCGAGCAGGACATCCGCGTCGTGCTGTACGTCAACCAGAACGCCAGGAACTTCCAGATGTTCCGGTACGGTTCCCGCTGGCACGTGTTCGTCAACCATGGCGAGAGCGACAAGATGTACATGACCACGAACCAGTTCAAGGCCTACGACTACAGCCTCATCGCCGGTCAGGCCGCGAGGAACCGACTCGAGCGGGTGCTCTGGGACTACGACTTCGACAAGCGCGCGATCATGATCGGCCGTCCACAGGCGGACCATTACTCGGGAGCGCTGCCGTACACGCCTGACGAGCGGATCGTCGTCCTCTACGCCCCGACCTGGGAAGGGGATCGCGCGGCCGCCGCGTACGGGTCGATCGCCAGTCACGGCGTCGCCCTCGTCCGGGCACTCATCGCGACGGGCCGTCACCGTGTCGTGTACCGGCCGCACCCGCGGAGCGGTGTCGTCGACGCGTCCTACGCCAGTGCCAACCGAGAGATCATGTCCGCCCTGCAGGAGGCGAACCGCACGGACGCTTCCGCCCAGCACGTCGTCGACACCGGCGCCGAACTCGGGTGGCAACTGGCGGCGGCCGACGCGGCGATCGTCGACATCTCCGCCATGGTCTACGACCGGCTGGCCAGCGGGAAACCCCTCATGATCACGCGTCCGGTGCATCCCGAGGCGGAGATCGACACCGGAGGATACCTCTCGGCCTGCGAGTGGCTCGACGCGTCGGACGCGTCGGACATCGTGGGCGGCATCGACCGCCTGCTCCAGGATCCGGACACCGTGGCACGGCTGCATCACTGGGTCGAGTACTACTTCGGCGACACGACTCCCGGGGTGACGACGGCCCGGTTCCACGAGGCCATCGAGCACCTGATGGCGGAATGGGACCGGTTCGCGCTCCTTCACGCGGGTGACCGCCCGGAGCTCGACGAGCATGAGGACGACGAGGACGAGGACGACGACGAGGATCGAGCCTGA
- a CDS encoding ABC transporter ATP-binding protein, protein MSTDSSPTTRAAISVTDAGIRFRRNRGGRRSFKDLFAGRDRRSRPGEFWPLRHVSFEVAPGEAIGVVGRNGQGKSTLLKLVAGVVLPDEGTVGVREGVAPLIEITGGFVNDLTVRDNVYLTSGLHGMSRREIDERFDDIIAFAEIADFVDTPYKHLSSGMKVRIAFAVIAQLEEPIILVDEVLAVGDRAFREKCYRRIEELLEGGRTLFFVSHNEKDLRRFCTRGLYLDKGALVLDASIDDVLDRYNADYNS, encoded by the coding sequence ATGTCGACCGACAGCTCCCCCACGACCCGCGCCGCCATCTCGGTGACCGACGCCGGCATCCGCTTCCGTCGGAACCGCGGCGGTCGGCGCAGCTTCAAGGACCTCTTCGCGGGACGGGACCGCCGATCGCGCCCGGGCGAGTTCTGGCCGTTGCGGCACGTCTCGTTCGAAGTCGCGCCCGGGGAGGCGATCGGCGTGGTCGGCCGGAACGGACAGGGCAAGTCGACGCTCCTGAAGCTCGTCGCCGGCGTCGTCCTGCCCGACGAGGGAACCGTGGGCGTCCGCGAGGGGGTCGCGCCCCTGATCGAGATCACGGGCGGCTTCGTTAACGACCTCACCGTCCGCGACAACGTCTACCTGACCTCGGGACTCCACGGCATGTCGCGTCGCGAGATCGACGAACGGTTCGACGACATCATCGCCTTCGCCGAGATCGCCGATTTCGTCGACACCCCGTACAAGCACCTCTCCAGCGGCATGAAGGTCCGCATCGCGTTCGCGGTCATCGCGCAGCTCGAGGAACCGATCATCCTCGTGGACGAGGTGCTGGCCGTCGGCGACCGGGCCTTCCGTGAGAAGTGCTACCGCCGGATCGAGGAGCTCCTCGAGGGCGGGCGGACGCTGTTCTTCGTCTCGCACAACGAGAAGGACCTCCGCCGGTTCTGCACGCGCGGCCTCTACCTCGACAAAGGTGCCCTCGTCCTCGACGCGTCGATCGACGACGTGCTCGACCGCTACAACGCCGACTACAACAGCTGA
- a CDS encoding acyltransferase, whose product MNPSSGRLASLDGVRGVASVVVVLYHVSLLARPFATGRISEPAWDIATETPLKLLFAGTEAVQVFFVLSGLVVALPLLRGGASWPGFFAARFVRLYLPVWGALLFAAALILLIPRDQASVTTGEWIANANATSVDPLHLLSEATLTPVSYTLVNTLWSLRWELIFTLLLPVAVLLARLLRRWAWPIAALMSVVMVVGRVAGVDAAVYLPAFFIGTLIAVRLESLRAWAAERSRPWQWGILTGVSALLLVASWLSRPFVESSSSLGQALWGLSGVGAAGLIVVAIGSPLARRLLEVRPVLWLGKVSFSLYLVHAPILATLAFSFGDARWWLVGIVGVPLSLLVAAAFFQLVERPSHGLARRVGRAVQAQTEAVRSWAVSRRGGRAPSASSDDRPRATPEPTDG is encoded by the coding sequence GTGAATCCGTCCTCCGGGCGCCTGGCCTCCCTCGACGGAGTCCGTGGTGTCGCCAGCGTCGTCGTGGTGCTCTACCACGTGTCGTTGTTGGCGCGACCCTTCGCCACCGGCCGCATCTCGGAACCGGCGTGGGACATCGCGACGGAGACGCCGCTCAAGCTGCTGTTCGCCGGAACCGAGGCAGTGCAGGTGTTCTTCGTCCTGAGCGGCCTCGTCGTGGCGTTGCCGCTGTTGCGCGGTGGGGCGAGCTGGCCTGGCTTCTTCGCCGCCCGTTTCGTGCGGCTGTACCTGCCGGTCTGGGGAGCGCTCCTCTTCGCGGCCGCGCTCATCCTGCTCATCCCGCGGGATCAGGCCTCGGTCACGACCGGTGAGTGGATCGCCAACGCGAACGCGACGAGCGTGGACCCGCTACACCTCTTGTCGGAGGCCACCCTCACGCCCGTCAGCTACACGCTCGTCAACACGCTCTGGTCGTTGCGGTGGGAACTCATCTTCACGCTCCTCCTGCCCGTCGCCGTCCTGCTTGCACGGCTGCTCCGTCGCTGGGCGTGGCCGATCGCGGCACTCATGTCGGTCGTGATGGTCGTCGGTCGCGTCGCGGGCGTCGACGCCGCCGTGTACCTCCCGGCCTTCTTCATCGGTACGTTGATCGCGGTCCGGCTCGAGAGCCTCCGGGCCTGGGCGGCGGAGCGGTCACGCCCGTGGCAGTGGGGCATCCTGACCGGCGTCTCCGCCCTGCTCCTCGTGGCCAGCTGGTTGTCCCGTCCCTTCGTCGAGTCGTCCTCGTCGCTCGGCCAGGCGCTCTGGGGGCTCTCCGGTGTGGGTGCGGCCGGACTCATCGTCGTCGCCATCGGAAGCCCGCTCGCCCGACGACTGCTCGAGGTCCGACCGGTCCTGTGGCTCGGGAAAGTGTCGTTCAGCCTCTACCTCGTGCACGCGCCGATCCTGGCGACGCTGGCGTTCTCCTTCGGTGATGCACGCTGGTGGCTGGTCGGCATCGTCGGTGTCCCACTCAGCCTGCTGGTCGCCGCCGCGTTCTTCCAGCTCGTCGAGCGGCCCTCACACGGCCTCGCGCGTCGCGTCGGCCGGGCCGTCCAGGCGCAGACGGAAGCGGTGCGTTCGTGGGCCGTCAGCCGACGCGGGGGACGAGCGCCTTCCGCTTCTTCCGACGATCGGCCGCGCGCAACTCCTGAGCCCACCGACGGGTGA
- a CDS encoding ABC transporter ATP-binding protein has product MVGDTSAPAAEPGSTPDVDTTVTPTESDRVDGSTAASEPTTATTVDPVTAPETAATTTTEDPRPTVESARTEPASDVQAAQPSVAAPPVAPKRPVARPTTTKPPSTPAESPAAGKGADTAAPEANPIVLSISGLVKQFGDTVAVDGVDLEVRRGSFYGIVGPNGAGKTTTLSMVTGLLRPDAGSIRVQGVDVWQDPAEAKRAIGVLPDRLRLFDRLTGNQLLYYSGVLRGLDPATVKSRTTDLARAFGLDDALGRLVSDYSAGMTKKIALAAALIHSPRLLILDEPFESVDPVSAANVIEILQRYVANGGTVVLSSHGMDFIQRVCDHVAIIVQGKVLAAGSVDEVRGTGTLEERFVELAGGRKSAEGMEWLHSFSD; this is encoded by the coding sequence GTGGTCGGAGACACGTCCGCGCCAGCCGCCGAGCCCGGGTCCACCCCGGACGTCGACACCACGGTGACGCCGACCGAGTCCGACCGCGTCGACGGATCCACGGCCGCTTCGGAACCGACGACCGCGACGACGGTCGACCCGGTCACCGCTCCCGAGACCGCCGCGACGACCACGACGGAGGATCCCCGCCCGACCGTCGAGTCGGCGCGCACCGAGCCGGCTTCGGACGTGCAGGCCGCGCAGCCGTCGGTGGCAGCCCCGCCGGTCGCGCCGAAGCGTCCGGTCGCCCGTCCCACGACGACGAAGCCGCCGTCGACGCCCGCTGAGTCGCCGGCCGCTGGCAAGGGCGCCGACACCGCGGCGCCCGAGGCCAACCCCATCGTGCTGTCGATCTCCGGGCTCGTGAAGCAGTTCGGCGACACGGTCGCCGTCGACGGCGTCGACCTCGAGGTCCGACGCGGCTCCTTCTACGGCATCGTCGGTCCGAACGGCGCCGGGAAGACGACGACGCTGTCCATGGTCACCGGCCTGCTGCGCCCCGATGCCGGATCCATCCGGGTCCAGGGCGTCGACGTCTGGCAGGACCCCGCCGAGGCGAAGCGTGCGATCGGCGTCCTCCCGGACCGCCTGCGGCTCTTCGACCGCCTCACGGGCAACCAGCTGCTCTACTACTCCGGCGTCCTCCGCGGACTCGACCCTGCGACGGTGAAGTCGCGGACCACGGACCTGGCTCGGGCGTTCGGTCTCGACGACGCGCTCGGTCGTCTCGTGTCCGACTACTCCGCCGGCATGACGAAGAAGATCGCGCTCGCGGCGGCGCTCATCCACTCGCCCCGTCTCCTCATCCTCGACGAGCCGTTCGAGTCGGTCGACCCGGTGTCGGCCGCCAACGTCATCGAGATCCTGCAGCGCTACGTCGCCAACGGCGGAACCGTCGTGCTCTCGAGTCACGGCATGGACTTCATCCAGCGTGTGTGCGATCACGTGGCCATCATCGTCCAGGGCAAGGTGCTCGCCGCCGGGTCCGTGGACGAGGTGCGGGGGACGGGAACGCTCGAAGAGCGCTTCGTCGAACTCGCCGGGGGCCGCAAGTCGGCAGAGGGAATGGAATGGTTGCACAGCTTCTCCGACTGA
- a CDS encoding glycosyltransferase family 2 protein yields MSNDRGQADAPSLPGVSYVMPVLNDARHVRAAVDSLLAQDYAGDVEITIAVGPSIDGTTELVRSLQAADPRIHVLENRVGSTPAGLNLAISASTHPIVIRVDAHSELPSDYARIAVETMLRTGAQNVGGIMDARGRTAFETAVARAYGSRVGLGGTPHHVGGREGPADTVYLGVFDREMLVRVGMFDERIKRGQDWELNRRIKHAGGLVWFTPELRVVYRPRASLRALARQFFSTGLWRGELSRSFPTRGTLRYFAPPVLVLGIVLGTLLGLGGLLQLASGIPPWLLIGFAAPIGYALIVLLASIVVTGRDGVRTSLWMLVVLPCIHFCWGTGFVLGYGSLAKDISALRNPPKAV; encoded by the coding sequence ATGTCGAACGACCGAGGCCAGGCCGACGCACCGTCGTTGCCCGGAGTCTCCTACGTGATGCCCGTGTTGAACGACGCACGGCACGTTCGAGCAGCCGTCGACAGCCTGCTCGCGCAGGACTACGCGGGCGACGTCGAGATCACGATCGCCGTCGGTCCGAGCATCGACGGGACGACGGAACTGGTCCGGTCGCTCCAGGCCGCTGATCCGCGCATCCACGTGCTCGAGAACCGCGTCGGCTCGACCCCGGCCGGGCTGAACCTCGCCATCTCGGCGTCGACCCATCCGATCGTCATCCGGGTCGACGCGCATTCGGAGCTCCCGAGCGACTACGCCAGGATCGCCGTCGAGACGATGCTGCGCACCGGTGCGCAGAACGTCGGCGGGATCATGGACGCCCGCGGGCGCACTGCGTTCGAGACGGCGGTGGCACGGGCGTACGGCTCGCGGGTGGGACTCGGCGGCACGCCGCACCACGTCGGTGGGCGTGAGGGGCCGGCCGACACGGTCTACCTCGGCGTGTTCGACCGCGAGATGCTCGTGCGCGTCGGCATGTTCGACGAGCGCATCAAGCGCGGGCAGGACTGGGAGCTCAACCGCCGCATCAAGCACGCGGGCGGTCTCGTCTGGTTCACCCCCGAGCTGCGTGTCGTGTACCGTCCGCGGGCGAGCCTGCGCGCCCTTGCCCGTCAGTTCTTCTCCACCGGTCTCTGGCGCGGCGAGCTCAGTCGGAGCTTCCCCACGCGCGGCACCCTCAGATACTTCGCCCCGCCGGTCCTCGTACTCGGGATCGTCCTCGGCACCCTGCTCGGTCTCGGCGGACTCCTCCAGCTCGCTTCCGGCATCCCGCCGTGGCTCCTGATCGGGTTCGCAGCGCCGATCGGGTACGCGCTCATCGTGTTGCTCGCGAGCATCGTCGTCACCGGCCGGGACGGGGTGCGCACGAGCCTGTGGATGCTCGTCGTGCTCCCGTGCATCCATTTCTGCTGGGGCACCGGTTTCGTGCTCGGCTACGGCTCGCTCGCGAAGGACATCTCCGCTCTGCGCAACCCACCGAAGGCGGTCTAG
- a CDS encoding glycosyltransferase family 2 protein — translation MSGPIPVTRSVGVVVLTQGTRPVELAAGVASVLAQRGVELDVVVVGNGWEPSGLPSGVRGLALAENLGIPAGRNRGAATVNGEFIFFLDDDATIPSTTFLQDAIAILDADRSIGLLQPRLADATGVPTPSRWVPRTRDKDPQHSSAVFSCLEAAVLLPRRVFDAVGGWAEPFFYAHEGIELAWRVWDQGRRAWYEASLEANHPVTEPTRHTAYYRLNARNRVWLARRNLPLPFVPLYVGSWTAIQIARWWRKPEALRPWFGGWREGWRTDPGGRRPLRWRTVWRMARAGRPPVI, via the coding sequence ATGTCGGGACCGATCCCGGTCACCCGATCCGTCGGCGTCGTCGTGCTGACGCAGGGGACCAGGCCCGTCGAGCTGGCCGCCGGTGTCGCGAGCGTGCTCGCCCAGCGTGGCGTCGAACTCGATGTCGTGGTGGTCGGCAACGGCTGGGAACCGTCCGGGCTCCCATCGGGGGTGCGTGGGCTGGCGCTGGCCGAGAACCTCGGGATCCCCGCCGGTCGCAACCGTGGTGCCGCCACCGTCAACGGCGAGTTCATCTTCTTCCTCGACGACGACGCGACCATCCCGTCGACGACGTTCCTCCAGGACGCGATCGCGATCCTCGACGCCGACCGGTCGATCGGGCTGCTCCAGCCCAGGCTCGCCGACGCGACCGGTGTCCCGACGCCGTCCCGCTGGGTGCCCAGGACCCGCGACAAGGATCCACAGCACTCGAGCGCGGTCTTCTCCTGCCTCGAGGCGGCGGTCCTCCTGCCTCGCCGGGTGTTCGACGCCGTCGGCGGTTGGGCCGAGCCGTTCTTCTACGCACACGAGGGCATCGAACTCGCCTGGCGGGTCTGGGATCAGGGGAGGCGCGCCTGGTACGAGGCGTCGCTCGAGGCCAACCACCCGGTCACCGAGCCGACCAGACACACCGCGTACTACCGCCTGAACGCTCGGAATCGCGTCTGGCTCGCCCGGCGGAACCTCCCGCTCCCGTTCGTCCCGCTCTACGTCGGTTCCTGGACGGCGATCCAGATCGCGCGGTGGTGGCGCAAGCCCGAGGCGCTCCGGCCCTGGTTCGGTGGGTGGCGCGAGGGGTGGAGGACCGACCCGGGCGGACGCCGGCCACTGCGCTGGCGGACGGTCTGGCGGATGGCCAGAGCGGGCCGGCCTCCGGTCATCTGA
- a CDS encoding ABC transporter permease, whose amino-acid sequence MSRSARYRHALWILTVRDLRVRYSTSALGYVWSILDPLVMSGIYWFVFTQVFRRDVGEEPYIVFLLAALLPWMWFTGSVSDSTRAFLREAKLVRSTTIPRTIWVNRIVLSKGIEFLAALPVLAAFAVFSGASVNLDILLFPLAIAIQAVLTVGLCLIVAPLVVFFRDLERAVKLVLRFMFYATPIIYSTTALPDRIEPFAALNPLSGIFALYRSAFFPQELDWYLVGVSAGMSAVILALGLLIFKRCERSVLKEI is encoded by the coding sequence ATGTCGCGTTCGGCCAGATACCGCCACGCGCTCTGGATCTTGACCGTCCGGGATCTGCGCGTGCGCTACTCGACGAGTGCGCTCGGATACGTGTGGTCCATCCTCGACCCGCTCGTCATGAGCGGGATCTACTGGTTCGTCTTCACGCAGGTGTTCCGGCGCGATGTCGGCGAGGAGCCGTACATCGTCTTCCTCCTCGCGGCACTGTTGCCGTGGATGTGGTTCACCGGGTCGGTGTCGGACAGCACCCGTGCGTTCCTGCGCGAGGCGAAGCTGGTGCGGTCGACGACGATCCCCCGCACCATCTGGGTCAATCGCATCGTGCTGTCGAAGGGCATCGAGTTCCTCGCAGCACTCCCCGTCCTCGCGGCGTTTGCCGTCTTCAGCGGCGCGTCGGTGAACCTCGACATCCTGCTCTTCCCGCTCGCGATCGCCATCCAGGCCGTCCTCACCGTCGGGCTCTGCCTGATCGTCGCGCCCCTCGTCGTGTTCTTCCGCGACCTGGAACGCGCGGTCAAACTCGTGCTGCGCTTCATGTTCTACGCGACCCCGATCATCTACAGCACGACCGCCCTGCCGGACCGCATCGAGCCCTTCGCCGCGCTCAACCCCCTGAGCGGCATCTTCGCCCTGTACCGATCCGCGTTCTTCCCGCAGGAACTCGACTGGTACCTCGTGGGCGTCTCGGCCGGGATGTCCGCCGTGATCCTGGCGCTCGGCCTGCTGATCTTCAAGCGGTGCGAGCGCTCCGTGCTGAAGGAGATCTGA
- a CDS encoding NTP transferase domain-containing protein, whose protein sequence is MTTQVVILAAGMGSRLGRSLPKPLTELSDGRTIMQQQFDNIHHAFGASAKVTIVVGYKLEHIIEAFPDASFVYNEQYDQTNTSKSLMRALAASQAGGVLWMNGDVVFDPAVLDRAAAMIAKDRSFVTVNTSKVSDEEVKYTTSAEGYIKELSKTVVGGLGEAVGINYISSQDKAMLHRYLAKVGDQDYFERGIELAIEREGMLVEPVDISDLYAVEVDFAEDLERANLFV, encoded by the coding sequence GTGACCACCCAGGTAGTGATCCTTGCCGCCGGAATGGGCAGCCGTCTCGGCCGCTCGCTCCCGAAGCCCCTGACCGAGCTCAGCGACGGCCGCACCATCATGCAGCAGCAGTTCGACAACATCCACCACGCGTTCGGAGCGAGCGCGAAGGTGACGATCGTCGTCGGATACAAGCTCGAGCACATCATCGAGGCCTTCCCCGACGCGTCCTTCGTCTACAACGAGCAGTACGACCAGACCAACACCTCGAAGAGCCTCATGCGTGCACTCGCCGCATCGCAGGCCGGTGGCGTCCTCTGGATGAACGGCGACGTCGTCTTCGACCCGGCGGTTCTCGACCGCGCCGCGGCGATGATCGCCAAGGACCGCTCCTTCGTCACCGTCAACACCTCGAAGGTGTCCGACGAGGAAGTGAAGTACACGACCAGCGCCGAGGGGTACATCAAGGAACTCTCCAAGACGGTCGTGGGCGGGCTCGGCGAGGCCGTCGGCATCAACTACATCTCCTCGCAGGACAAGGCGATGCTGCACCGCTACCTCGCGAAGGTCGGCGACCAGGACTACTTCGAGCGCGGCATCGAGCTCGCCATCGAACGCGAGGGCATGCTCGTCGAACCGGTCGACATCTCGGACCTGTACGCGGTAGAGGTCGACTTCGCCGAGGACCTCGAGCGAGCGAACCTCTTCGTCTGA